The DNA window GCGCCGAGCGCGCAGTCCTGGCGGGCGGCGCACCACGAGGCGTACTGGCCGAACGCCTTGCCGAAGCCCTGGCCCTGCGCGACGAGCGATTCGACGGAGTCCTGATCGGGGTCGAGCGCGCCGTCGAGGACCATCGCGCGCACGTTCTTCGGGAACGCTTCGGCGTAGGTGGAACCGATCCTGGTGCCGTACGAATAGCCGAGGTAGCTGAGCTTTTCGTCGCCGAGCGCGGACCGGAGCACGTCCATGTCCTTCACGACGTCCCTGGTCCCGACGTTGGCGAGCATCGCGTCGCCGTGCTCGGTGCGCTGGGCGCATTTGCCCGCGAAGTCCTTGGCCTCGGTCTCCTGCTTCGCCACGCCGGCGGGCGAGCCGTCGGCTTCGAGGTCCTCCTCGCGGTTGGCGTCCCGCTCCTTGTCGGTCAGGCAGCGGACCTGCGGCTCGCTGGCGCCGATCCCGCGCGGGTCGAAGCCGACGAAGTCGAACCGCTTGCCCAGTTCGCCCTGTGCCGCGCCCTGCGACAGGTTGGCGGCGGCCTCCATCCCGGACGCACCGGGTCCGCCGGGGTTCATCACCAGCGAACCGATCCGGTTGTCCTGGTCGGTGGCCTTGTGCCGCAGCACGCCGATCGTGATGGTGTCGCCGTCCGGTTTCGCGTAGTCGAGCGGCACGGTCAGCCGCGCGCACTGGAGCGTTTTGACCGCGAACGCACTCTTCGCCCCGCCCGAAGTCGCGTAGGGTGCGCAATCGCCCCAGGTGAGGGGCTGGCCGTAGAACCGGTCCAAACCGGCCGGAACCGCGCCTTTCGGACCGAGCTGCTCGGTGACCTGGCTGGGTTGGTCCTTCGGGGTGCTGGTGCAGGCGGCCAGCGGCACGAGCAGAAGAGCACAACCTGCGACGGCTACCCGGATCGGGCGAGACCTGGTTTGGTGGTGAAGTGGCACGACCCCGATCGTGCCATCGGCGGAGGAACTCCAACGCACGCCCACCGCGTTGGGGAGTACGGCGAGCGCGGGAAGACCGGCGCGACACGAGAACGGGAGCACAGGGTGGCAGCACTGATGAGCCGGATGGGCAAGCGGCTGCGCCGGATCATGCAACGTCCGGGCAGCGTGGAGCTTTCCCGCTACGAAGCTCTGCTGCCCGCGGTCGAAAAGCGTGAACCCGAGCTCGAGAAGCTCTCCGACGCCGAGCTGACCGAAGCGGCCGCGAAGCTGCGCGAGAAGTCCGCCTTCGGCGACGACGAGCTGGTCGAGGTGTGCGCGCTCGGCCGCGAATCCGCGCGGCGCGCCCTCGGCGAACGCGCTTTCGACGTCCAGCTCCTCGGCACGATGGGCCTGCTCACCGGGCACGTGGTGCAGATGGAAACCGGTGAGGGCAAGACGCTGGCCGGTGCGCTCGCCGCCGCCGGGTACGCGCTGCAGGGCAAGCGCGTGCACGTGGTCACCGTCAACGACTACCTGGCCCGCCGTGACGCGGAGTGGATGAAACCGCTCTACGACCTGCTCGGCGTCGGCGTCGGCTGGGTCGAGCCCGCGCACAGCAGGGACGAGCGGCGCGAGGCGTACGGCCAGGAGGTCACCTACGGCGCGGTCAGCGAGATCGGGTTCGACGTCCTCCGCGACAGGCTGGTCTCGCGCGCCGAGGACCTCGTGCAGCGCGATCCCGAAGTCGCCATCGTGGACGAAGCGGACTCCGTGCTCGTCGACGAGGCTCGGGTGCCGCTGGTGATGGCTGGTTCGGTCGACGCGGCGTTCGCGGACGAAGAGGTCGCGAACGTGGTGCGCAGGCTTCGGCTCGGGCTGCACTACGAGACCGACTCCGACGGCCGCAACGCGTGGCTGACCGCTGCGGGCGCTTCCGTGGTCGAGAAGGCGCTCGGTATCGACGACCTCTACGGCGAATCGGCGGACTCCGGGTCGGCGAGGCTGGCCGCGGTGAACGTGGCGCTGCACGCGCACGCGCTGCTCACCCGCGACGTCGACTACCTGGTCCGGGACGGGAAGGTGCAGCTCATCAACGCCTCGCGCGGGCGGGTCGCCGAGCTGCAGCGCTGGCCGGACGGGCTGCAGGCCGCGGTGGAAGCGAAGGAACAGCTCCCCGCGACGGACCGCGGCGAGATCCTCGACTCGATCACCGTGCAGGCCCTGCTCGCGCGCTACCCGCTGGTGGCGGGCATGACCGGGACCGCGGTCGCGGTCGCCGAGCAGCTGCGCGAGTTCTACAAGCTCGAAGTGGCGGTGATCCCGCCGAACACCCCGAACATCCGCGAGGACGCCGAAGACCGGATCTTCGCGTCGCCGTCGCACAAGCTGCGCGCGATCGTCGACGAGATCCGCGAGGTGCACGAGTCGGGGCGCCCGATCCTCGTCGGCACCCAGGACGTCGCCGAATCCGAAGAGCTGGCGGAAAAACTGGCCAAGGCGGATCTCGAGTGCGTGGTGCTCAATGCCCGCAACGACGCCGAAGAGGCCGCGATCATCGCCGACGCGGGTACGCACGGCCGGGTCACGGTGTCGACGCAGATGGCGGGCCGCGGTACCGACATCCGGCTCGGCGGCGCGGACGGCTCGGATCGCGAGCGGGTGACCGAGCTGGGCGGGCTGCACGTGATCGGCACCGCGCGGTACCCGTCGAGCCGTCTCGACGGGCAGCTCCGCGGGCGTTCGGGACGTCAGGGCGACCCCGGCAGCGCGGTGTTCTTCGCGAGCCTGAACGACGATCTGGTGCTGTCGAACGCGCCGGACGTGCCGGACGGCATCGAGGCCGAGGACGGCACCGGGGAGATCACCGACGCCGCCGCGCACCGGCAGATCAACCACGCGCAGCGCGTGGCCGAGGGCGTGCACCTGGAGATCCACCGCAACACCTGGCGGTACACGCGGCTGATCGAGTTCCAGCGCGCCGAGCTGCTCAAGCACCGCGACGAGGTGCTGCGCACCGGGCTGGCCGCGGAGAAGCTGAAGGAAGCGGCGCCGGAGAAGTACGAGGAGCTGGTCGAGAAGACCGGTGACGACGCCGAGCAGGTCTGCCGCGAGATCATGCTGTACCACCTCGACGAGTCGTGGTCGGAGCACCTCGCGTTCCTGACCGACGTCCGCGAGAGCATCCACCTGCGGGCGCTCGCGCGCGAGACGCCGATCGACGAGTTCCACCGGACGGCGATCCCGCCGTTCCGCGAGATCGTGCCGAAGATCGAGAAGAAGTCGGCCGAGACGCTGACCGACGCCGAGATCACCGAGGACGGCATCGACCTCGCGGCCTCGGGCGTGCGCAGGCCGAACTCGACGTGGACGTACCTGGTGCACGACAACCCGTTCGACTCGGACTTCGAATCCACGCTGCGCCGGGTGCGCAGCATGATGAAGCGCAAGAAGAGCTGAGCCGGACCGCCTGTCATCCTCTTCGACGTACAATATTCTGTACGTCGAAGAGGATGACGTGAAGACTATGAGCTACTCGGAGTCCCGCGCCAACTACGCGGAGACTCTTGACTCGGTGGTGAATGACCGCGAGGAAGTAGTGATCACCCGCGCTGGTCACGACCCCGTGGTGATCGTGTCGCTCGACGACTACGAATCACTGAAGGAAACGGCGTACCTGCTCCGCAGCCCGGAGAACGCCCGGCGTCTCGTCTCCGCCATCGAACGGCTGGAGTCGGGTGGCGGCGAGCAGCACGAACTCGCCGAATGAAGCTCGTCTGGGACGCGTTCGCCTGGGACGACTACCTCTGGCGGCAAACCCAGGATCGCAAGGTCCTCAAGCGGATCAACGACCTCCTGAAGGACGTCCGGCGCAACGGGAACGAAGGCATCGGCAAGCCCGAGCCGCTGAAACACGGTTTCCAGGGCTACTGGTCCCGTCGGATCACTGACGAGCACCGACTGGTCTACAAGATCGAAGGCGACGAAATTCGCATCGCGGCTTGCCGATACCACTACGGCAAGTAATTCGCGCGGTTGACGCCTATCGGGCCGTGGCGCGGGTTTCGATTTCGGTGACGCAGGCGCGGACCGCGGGCGTGCCGACGAGCCAGGCCGCCTTGATTTCGCGGCGCAGTGCGGGGCGGCTGGGGAGGAACCGCACGCCCGGTGTCCCGCGGCGGCAGGACATCTCGGGCAGCAGCGCCACCGCGAGTCCTTTTTGGACCATCGAAAGCTGGGTGAAGTGCTCGGCGAGCGCGTAGCGCACTTTCGGTTCGGTACCGGCGGCGCGGGCGGCCTGCACCAGTGCGTCGTAGGGCGCGGTTCCCGGCGGGCAGCTCGCCCACGGGGTCCCGGCCAACTCGGCGAGCGCGATCGCGTCGGCACCGGCCGACGGGTGGTTTTCCGGGACCGCCACGAGGACGTCCTCGGCCACCACGGTGCGCAGGCGCAGGCCTTCGGGAAGGGGCGTTGGCAGGTTGTCCCAGCTCTCGATCAGCAGCAGGTCGAAGTGCCCGTCGAGCAGCCTCGGCATCAGGTCCACCGCTTCCCCGTCGGCGACGGACGGTTCGAGGTGCGGGTGCTCGGCGAGCAGCGTCGCGAGGACGTCCGGCAGCAGGGCGCGCACCGCGCTGCCCACCCCGCCGATGCGCAGCGGCCCCAGCACTTCCTGGTCGAGTCCCGCGAGATCGGCTTCGGCCTCGGCGAGGTCCGCGAGAATCCGGTGCGCGTGGTTCGCGAGGACGCGCCCGGCGTGCGTGAGCCGGACGCCGCGGCCGTCCGGTTCGAGCAGCCGATGCCCGGTTTCGCGGTCGAGCTTCGCGAGCTGCTGGGACACGCCGGACGCGGTGAGGTGCAGCGTTTCCGCGGCGCGGGCGATCGACCCGCAGGTCGCGACCGCGGCGAGCGCGCGGAGCCTGTCGATCCTGAACACCTGACGAACTGTAACGAGTTTTGGCGCCGAACTGTCGCTTTTCATTCCGAGTTCGGGCGGGCAGGGTCGTGCTCGTGACGATCGAGGAACAGACGGCGCCGGAAGTGCGCACCGCGCGGCGGAATCCCGTGGTGCTCGCGCTGGCCGGATCCGCGTGCATCGCGGCGTCGGCCGTGTTCATGAAGCAGTCGGGCGCCAACGCCGGGACGGCGGCCTTCCTCCGCTGCGGGCTGGCACTGGTCGTCCTCGTCCCGCTCGCCTGGCTGGAATGGCGCCGCATCGGCCACCGGCCGGGCCGCTACCTGCTGATGGACGTCGGCGCGGGCCTGCTGCTCGGGGTGGACATGGTGTTCTGGGGCGCCAGCGTGCTGAACGTGGGCGCCTCGGTGGCGACGGTGCTGCTCAACATCCAGGTCGTGTTCTTCCCGCTGATCGCGCGCGTGGTGTCGGGTACCGCGCTTTCCGCGCGGTTCCTGCTGACCTGCCCCGTCCTGCTCGTCGGCGTCGCGCTGGCGAGCGGGGCCATCGGGAATCCGCAGCCGGGCAGCGATCCGGTGGCGGGCGTGGTGTTCGGTGCCGCTGCGGGCCTCGCTTACGCCGGTTACCTGTTCCTCATGCGGCTCGGCGGCGGGCGCGAGCACACGACGACGCCCGTGTGCGTGTCCTCGGCGGCGGCCACCGCGGCGGCCGCGGTGCTCGGCGGCCTGTGGACGGGGATCGACCTGGACCTGAGCCTGCCCGCGTGGGGCTGGCTCATCGCGCTCGCGTTCCTCGGGCAGGTCGTGGCGTGGCTGCTCATCACCGCCGCGCTGCCGAAGCTGGCGCCGGGTGTCGCGGCGGCGCTGCTGCTTTCGCAGCCCGTGATGGCCTTCGCGCTCGGCGTAGCGATCGGGGAACGGCCGACCGTCACGCAGGCGGCCGGGTGCGTGCTGGTCGTCGCGGCCGTGTGGTTCACCAGCCGCGGGAGGTCCGCCGGTCAGGAGTGAGCCACATTCACTCGCCGGTTGTGTCGGTCTGGGTGAGAATGGGCCGATGCCGCAGCTGCGCATCGCCATAGCCCAGGTCAACCCCACCGTCGGCGACCTCGTGGGCAACTCCGCACTCGCCGTCGACTGGATCCGCGAGGCCGCCAACGCCGGCGCCGACGTGGTCGTGTTCCCCGAAATGTCGCTGACCGGGTATCCGGTCGAGGACCTCGCGCTGCGGGCGACCTTCGCCGAGGCGTCACGCCGCGCGGTCGACGAGCTGGCCGAGCGGGTCGCGGAGTTCGGCGACCTCTTGGTCTACGTCGGCTACCTCGACCGCGACGAGAAGGGCCCGCGCAACGCGGCCGCGGCGCTGTTCCGCGGCGAGGTCGTGGCGCGCCAGTTCAAGCACCACCTGCCGAACTACGGCGTGTTCGACGAGCGGCGGAACTTCGAGCCGGGCGAGTCGCTCGACATCGTGCGGTTCCGCGGCCTGGACATCGGCATGGTGATCTGCGAGGACCTGTGGCAGGACGGCGGCCCGGTGGCGGCGCTCGGCCAGGCCGGCGTCGATCTCGTGGTGTCGCCGAACGCGTCGCCGTACGAGCGCGCGAAGGACGACATCCGGCTGCCGCTGATTTCCCGCCGCGCGCAGGAGGCTGGTGCGCCGGTCGTCTACACGAACCAGGTGGGCGGGCAGGACGACCTCGTGTTCGACGGCGACTCGATCGTCGCCGACGCGGGCGGGACGCTGCTGGCACGGGCACCGCAGTTCGTCGAACACCTGCTGGTGCTCGATCTCGAAATCGAGGCGGGCGAGCACCGGCCGGACGGTGCGTACGCGGGCATCGAGGTCCGCCGCCGCGCGCTCGGCGTGGAACCGCGCGAGCCCTACGAGACCATCGCCGAACCGCCGATCAGCGAACCGCTCTCGGACGAGGCGGAGGTTTGGTACGCGCTCGTGGTGGGGCTGCGGGACTACGTGCGCAAGAACGGGTTCCGCTCGGTGACCTTCGGGTTCTCCGGTGGGATCGACTCGGCGCTCGTGGCCGCGCTCGCGGTGGACGCGCTCGGGCCGGACGCGGTGTACGGCGTCTCGATGCCGTCGAAGTACTCGTCGGAGCATTCGCAGTCGGACGCGGCGGAGCTGGCGCGGCGGCTCGGCTGCCACTACCGCACCGAACCGGTGGCGGACATGGTGCAGGCCTACGTCGGCCAGCTGGACCTGAGCGGGCTCGCGGAGGAGAACGTCCAAGCACGCGCGCGCGGCGTGCTGCTGATGGCACTGTCCAATGCGGACGGTCATCTGGTGCTCGCGACCGGGAACAAGACGGAGCTCGCGGTCGGGTATTCGACGATCTACGGCGATGCCGTCGGCGGGTTCGCGCCGATCAAGGACGTGTTCAAGACCCATGTGTGGGAGCTGGCGCGCTGGCGCAACGCCGAGGCGGAGAAGCGCGGCGAGACCCCGCCGATCCCGGAGAACTCGATCAGCAAACCGCCCTCGGCCGAGCTGCGGCCGGACCAGGTGGACACCGACTCGCTCCCCGACTACGCACTCCTCGACGACATCCTCGACGACTACGTGGAAGGCGACCGCGGTTACGCCGACCTCCTCGAAGCCGGGTTCGACCCCGAGGTGATCGACCGCGTGGTGTGGATGACCGACAAGGCCGAGTACAAGCGGCGCCAGTACCCGCCCGGCACGAAGATCACCTTCAAGGCGTTCGGCCGCGACCGGCGGCTGCCCATCACGAACGGCTGGCGCGAACGCCGCGACTGATCCGGGGCCTCGGCGTTCCTCTCCGGGCCGGCGTTCGCCCGCCAGGAACTGTCGGTGGCGCGCGGTAGTGTTGAAATCGGGGGCTCCCCTGGGCGGGCGAACGGTTCCGTTCGCCCGTACGGGCCGCGGGCCGGGCTTCGATCCCTTGTGCGCCAGGGAAAGCACGCGAACTCGCCCGGAATTGTCGGTGGTGCGCGGTAATGTTGAATCAAGGGCGCCCCTGAGCGAACGAAAGGGACGTCTCGTACAGGTTGGGCCGCGTTCGCCGTCGGTCCTGTTCAGGCGTCGCGCGGGAGCAGCGCGCTCGCGGCGAGCAGCCAGAGCACCCCGCCGCCGAACCGGCCGACCGGCAGCAGCGGTGCCAGCGCCGGGACCAGCAGCGAAACCGTGGCCAGTACGCCGAGCGCGGCGACGCCGAGGCCGGACCACGCCAGCGGGCGGGGCAGCAGCGGCACGAACAGCGACGGCACGCAGACACCGGCGATCAGCAGCGCCAGCGGCACCACGAACCCGACCCCGCCGGTGACGAACGACAACGTCTGCAACGCGTGCACCACACCGGGCTCGTGCACGTCGGCGACCTCGCCCATCGTCCACAGGGTCAGCCCCGAAAACGCCAGCGACGCCGAGGCGAGCAGCCCGCCGGCCAAGCCGATCGCGGTACCGGGCGCGGCGACGCCGAGCTGGCGCAGCCGCCGGTAGGCAGTGGCGCTCCAGATCGCCAGCGGGATCGCGGAACCGAACAACAGCGCCGCCCAGATCACGACCGTCGTGTGATGGCCCGCGTAGTAGGCGGCCACGTCCGCCACGGGAGTGTCGGGCCGGGGCCCGCTCGCGCCGAGCACACCGGTGAGCACGGTGAACACGGCGAAGACCAGGCCGGGAACCAGCAACGGCGGGCCCGCGTGCGCGACGGACTGCTGCTTGGTGGTCATGGGGATCTCCAGTCGCTCGATTCGATTACACTCAAAAATGATGCTCGCGATGTAATCGTTTGTCAACTGAACTATTTTACGACGGCACGACCCTCCTGATCGTTACAGGGTGTGTATCGTTCCTGTCATGAACGATGTGGCCGAGACGGCGCGGAAACCGGGTCCTGGCAACGCCTTCCTGCTCGCCCAGGTCGGCGAGTACGCCGCGCACCGCTTCGCCGAGCGGATCGCGGACCTGGACCTCACGCCGCCGCAGGCGGGCTTGCTACGCCTGATCGCGCAGGGGCCTGGCCAGAGCCAGCAGGCGATCGCGGGGCACCTGGGCATGCCGCCCAGCAGGCTCGTCGCACTCGTCGACGGGCTCGAGAAGCGAGGGCTCGTCGAACGACGGCGGAATCCCGACGACCGCCGCAACTACGCGCTGCACCTCACCGGCGACGGCGGTCGTTTCCTTGGCCGCCTCGCGCGGGCCGGGAAAGCGCACGAGGACGCGATCTGCGGCAGCCTCGACGCGGCGGAACGCGCGACGCTGTTCGACCTGCTCGACAGGATCGCCGCCGAGCACGGGCTCAGCACGACCGTCCACCAGGGCTATCGCCGCACCTGAGCGGGGCGGCGCACAGATCAGCGGACCGCGGCGGCCGCGTTCGGGAGGCCCGCGCCGTAGAAGGTGTTCCCGGTCGGCGAAGGCGCGCAGACGGCGTCCGGTTTGCCGTCGCCGTTCGGGTCGTAGAGCTCGGGACACGGCAGCGGTGTCGCCTGCGCGGTCAGCGCCCTGCCGAGCCGGTCACCGCGCAGGAACGGGTGCGCGCTGGCGATCAGGGCGGCGACGCCCGCGGCGTGCGGCGACGACATCGACGTCCCGCTCGCCGAACGGAACAGGCCGCCGGGCCAGGTCGACCAGATCCGCACCCCGGGCGCGCCGACGGTCACCCTGCTCGCCGAATAGTTCGAGAAGCTCGCCTTCAGCAGCTTTTCGTCGACCGCGCCCGCGCCGATCACGCCGGGCAGCTCGTGCGGGAGGCGGATGCAGTCGGTGTCGATGGGACGCGGCGCCGGAGTGCTGTCGGCGGGGCTTTCCGCGTCGCTGGAACGCTGGTCGAGGTCGATGCCCGCGTTCCCAGCGGACGCCACGACCAGTACGTTCCGGCGCTGCGCGTAGGCCACCGCCCTGCCGACGGCGAGTTTGATCGCGGCCTGGTCGATCTGGTTCGAGCAGGTGTACCGCCACGGGATCGAGCGGTAGCTGTTGTTCGTGACCGAGAAGCCGTGGTCGGCGGCCCAGACGAACCCGCACACCATGCTTTCGGGGGTCTCGGTGTCGTCGAGTTCGGCGAGCTTCACGGCCGCCAGCTTCACCCCCGGCGCGATGCCGACCACGCCCTTGCCGTCCCGCGCCGCCGCGATCGTGCCCGCGACGTGCGTGCCGTGACCGTCCAAAGTGGGCCGCCACGCGCCGGCGCCCCGATCGGCCCAGCCGGACAGGCAGGACACCGAATCGCGCCGGTCGAAGGCGCCGGCGAGATCGGGGTGCGTGTCGTCGACACCGGTGTCGAGCACGCCGACCGTCACGCGCTTGCTGCCGGTGGTCACCTCGTGCGCCTTGTCGACGCCGAGCGCGGGCACGTCCCACGCGGTGCCCTCCGGCGGGACCTGGCCGCTGTTCGGCGAACCGGGCCCGGTGTAGCGGACGTCCTTGCGCGCCGCGAACCAGTCGACCGGGATCTTCGCGGTGCGCGTGGCGCCGACGGCGGTGATCCCGGGCACCTTCCGCACCGCGGGCGCGAACCCGTCGCGCGGCGAGTAGGCGACGACCACACCGACCTGCGGATACGACGACACCACCGTGCCGCCGTTGGCGCGCACCGCCAGTTCCGCCCACCAGGTGTGCAGCAGGTCGTTGCCGGTCACCACGACGTACGGCAGCACGAGCGTGCCCGGTGCCTCGGTCACGGTCGGCGCGCTGGTCAGCCGCGCGGGAGGACTTGCCTCTGGTGAGGACGCGGACGCGGGCACGGTCACCGCGCCGCACAAGGCCACCACCGCCGCGGCCACACCCAGTACCCGCCTCATCTTGTTCGCCACCACGACCTCTTCCGCCCAGTTCCTCCGGAGAAGCACGAATCTAGCGCGCGAAAGGGCCCGTGCCAGCCGCCTTTCGTCGGATCACTCGGCGTGTCAGGGTCGCAACAGGATCCGCCTCGCGCCCGCTTCGATCCGGCGGTGCGCTTCGGCTGCTTCTCCGAGCGGCAGGATCTCGTCGACTTCCACGAGGTGCGTGCCGCCCGTGGCGGCCAGCGCGACGAACTCGGGGTAGTGCGCGCCCAGCACCTGCCGCGCCCAAACCGGGCCGCCGCACCCGATGAGCCGCAAACCGCGCGAGAGCACCGTCGACGGGTCGAGCACCGGCGGTTGCCCGCTCATCATCCCGTACAGCAACACTTTCCCGCCCGGAGCCGTGACGTCGAGCAACTTTCCCGCCACTTCTCCGCCGAGCATCTCGAACACCACGTCCACTTCGCCGACCCCGGCCGTCCACTCCGGATCGCGGTGGTCGAGCACGAGATCCGCGCCGAGTTCGCGCACACGCTCCGCACCGGCACCCGCGGTCGCGACGATCCGTCCGGCGCCCGCTTCCCGCGCGTGCCGGACGAGGTACCCGCCGATCTTCCCCGACCCGCCTTCGACCAGCACCGTCTCGCCGCCGCGAATCTCCGCGGCCCGCAGGAGCGCCAGTGCCACCGCGCCGGGGGCCGCCGAAGCCAAAGCGTCCGTTGTGGACAGTCCAACCGGGACGCGCGTGAGCATGCCCTCGGCCACGACGGCGAATTCGGCGTAGGAACCGGTGCCGCCGGTGACGGCGACGACCTCGGTGCCCACCAAGGCTGGATCGACTCCGTCACCGACTTCGTCCACCGTGCCCGCGGCTTCCGCGCCGAACACCGCGGGAAGCTCCAAGGGGTACACCCCGGCCCGCATCTGCGTCTCCCCCGCGCTGACGCCGATCGCTTCCACCCGCACCAGCACCTGCCCCGGCCCCGGCACGGGTTTCGCGACCTCGGCGATCCCCAGCACCTCGGGCCCACCGAACTCCTCGATCAGTACCGCTCGCATGACACCCCCAGATAAGTGAACCAACGGTCCAGTTCACTATATTGACCGCCGGTCCAGTTGTCCACGGTAAGCTGGCCCGATGACGGAGTTCGCGTTGTTCGACACCGCGATCGGCCACTGCGGGGTGTGCTGGGGCGAGCACGGGATCACCCGCGTCCAGCTCCCCGAGGGCAGCGAGGCACGCACCAGGGCGAAGGTGCTGCGCGATCACCCCGGCGCCGCGGAAACCGCGCCACCACCGGAAATTCGGCGCGCGATCGACGAGATGACCGCGCTGATGGACGGCGAGCGGCTCGACCTGCTGGACATCGAGGTCGACGAGGGCGTGGTGCCGGAGTTCCACCGCAGGGTCTACGAGATCACGCGCGCGATCCCGCCGGGGAAGACGCTGACCTACGGCGAGATCGCGCACCGGCTCGGCATGCCCGGCTCGGCGCAGGCCGTCGGGCAGGCGCTCGGCGCCAACCCGTACCCGATCGTCGTGCCGTGCCACCGGGTGCTCGCCGCGGGCGGCGGGAACGGCGGCTTCTCCGCGCCGGGCGGCGTCGACACGAAACTGCGCATGCTGGTGATCGAAGGCGCGATCGCCGAGGAACCCACGCTGTTCTGAG is part of the Amycolatopsis sp. CA-230715 genome and encodes:
- a CDS encoding MarR family winged helix-turn-helix transcriptional regulator translates to MNDVAETARKPGPGNAFLLAQVGEYAAHRFAERIADLDLTPPQAGLLRLIAQGPGQSQQAIAGHLGMPPSRLVALVDGLEKRGLVERRRNPDDRRNYALHLTGDGGRFLGRLARAGKAHEDAICGSLDAAERATLFDLLDRIAAEHGLSTTVHQGYRRT
- the secA2 gene encoding accessory Sec system translocase SecA2 yields the protein MAALMSRMGKRLRRIMQRPGSVELSRYEALLPAVEKREPELEKLSDAELTEAAAKLREKSAFGDDELVEVCALGRESARRALGERAFDVQLLGTMGLLTGHVVQMETGEGKTLAGALAAAGYALQGKRVHVVTVNDYLARRDAEWMKPLYDLLGVGVGWVEPAHSRDERREAYGQEVTYGAVSEIGFDVLRDRLVSRAEDLVQRDPEVAIVDEADSVLVDEARVPLVMAGSVDAAFADEEVANVVRRLRLGLHYETDSDGRNAWLTAAGASVVEKALGIDDLYGESADSGSARLAAVNVALHAHALLTRDVDYLVRDGKVQLINASRGRVAELQRWPDGLQAAVEAKEQLPATDRGEILDSITVQALLARYPLVAGMTGTAVAVAEQLREFYKLEVAVIPPNTPNIREDAEDRIFASPSHKLRAIVDEIREVHESGRPILVGTQDVAESEELAEKLAKADLECVVLNARNDAEEAAIIADAGTHGRVTVSTQMAGRGTDIRLGGADGSDRERVTELGGLHVIGTARYPSSRLDGQLRGRSGRQGDPGSAVFFASLNDDLVLSNAPDVPDGIEAEDGTGEITDAAAHRQINHAQRVAEGVHLEIHRNTWRYTRLIEFQRAELLKHRDEVLRTGLAAEKLKEAAPEKYEELVEKTGDDAEQVCREIMLYHLDESWSEHLAFLTDVRESIHLRALARETPIDEFHRTAIPPFREIVPKIEKKSAETLTDAEITEDGIDLAASGVRRPNSTWTYLVHDNPFDSDFESTLRRVRSMMKRKKS
- a CDS encoding DUF4386 domain-containing protein → MTTKQQSVAHAGPPLLVPGLVFAVFTVLTGVLGASGPRPDTPVADVAAYYAGHHTTVVIWAALLFGSAIPLAIWSATAYRRLRQLGVAAPGTAIGLAGGLLASASLAFSGLTLWTMGEVADVHEPGVVHALQTLSFVTGGVGFVVPLALLIAGVCVPSLFVPLLPRPLAWSGLGVAALGVLATVSLLVPALAPLLPVGRFGGGVLWLLAASALLPRDA
- a CDS encoding type II toxin-antitoxin system Phd/YefM family antitoxin produces the protein MSYSESRANYAETLDSVVNDREEVVITRAGHDPVVIVSLDDYESLKETAYLLRSPENARRLVSAIERLESGGGEQHELAE
- a CDS encoding LysR family transcriptional regulator, which encodes MFRIDRLRALAAVATCGSIARAAETLHLTASGVSQQLAKLDRETGHRLLEPDGRGVRLTHAGRVLANHAHRILADLAEAEADLAGLDQEVLGPLRIGGVGSAVRALLPDVLATLLAEHPHLEPSVADGEAVDLMPRLLDGHFDLLLIESWDNLPTPLPEGLRLRTVVAEDVLVAVPENHPSAGADAIALAELAGTPWASCPPGTAPYDALVQAARAAGTEPKVRYALAEHFTQLSMVQKGLAVALLPEMSCRRGTPGVRFLPSRPALRREIKAAWLVGTPAVRACVTEIETRATAR
- a CDS encoding DMT family transporter, whose translation is MTIEEQTAPEVRTARRNPVVLALAGSACIAASAVFMKQSGANAGTAAFLRCGLALVVLVPLAWLEWRRIGHRPGRYLLMDVGAGLLLGVDMVFWGASVLNVGASVATVLLNIQVVFFPLIARVVSGTALSARFLLTCPVLLVGVALASGAIGNPQPGSDPVAGVVFGAAAGLAYAGYLFLMRLGGGREHTTTPVCVSSAAATAAAAVLGGLWTGIDLDLSLPAWGWLIALAFLGQVVAWLLITAALPKLAPGVAAALLLSQPVMAFALGVAIGERPTVTQAAGCVLVVAAVWFTSRGRSAGQE
- a CDS encoding NAD+ synthase translates to MPQLRIAIAQVNPTVGDLVGNSALAVDWIREAANAGADVVVFPEMSLTGYPVEDLALRATFAEASRRAVDELAERVAEFGDLLVYVGYLDRDEKGPRNAAAALFRGEVVARQFKHHLPNYGVFDERRNFEPGESLDIVRFRGLDIGMVICEDLWQDGGPVAALGQAGVDLVVSPNASPYERAKDDIRLPLISRRAQEAGAPVVYTNQVGGQDDLVFDGDSIVADAGGTLLARAPQFVEHLLVLDLEIEAGEHRPDGAYAGIEVRRRALGVEPREPYETIAEPPISEPLSDEAEVWYALVVGLRDYVRKNGFRSVTFGFSGGIDSALVAALAVDALGPDAVYGVSMPSKYSSEHSQSDAAELARRLGCHYRTEPVADMVQAYVGQLDLSGLAEENVQARARGVLLMALSNADGHLVLATGNKTELAVGYSTIYGDAVGGFAPIKDVFKTHVWELARWRNAEAEKRGETPPIPENSISKPPSAELRPDQVDTDSLPDYALLDDILDDYVEGDRGYADLLEAGFDPEVIDRVVWMTDKAEYKRRQYPPGTKITFKAFGRDRRLPITNGWRERRD
- a CDS encoding Txe/YoeB family addiction module toxin — protein: MKLVWDAFAWDDYLWRQTQDRKVLKRINDLLKDVRRNGNEGIGKPEPLKHGFQGYWSRRITDEHRLVYKIEGDEIRIAACRYHYGK
- a CDS encoding alpha/beta hydrolase, which translates into the protein MPLAACTSTPKDQPSQVTEQLGPKGAVPAGLDRFYGQPLTWGDCAPYATSGGAKSAFAVKTLQCARLTVPLDYAKPDGDTITIGVLRHKATDQDNRIGSLVMNPGGPGASGMEAAANLSQGAAQGELGKRFDFVGFDPRGIGASEPQVRCLTDKERDANREEDLEADGSPAGVAKQETEAKDFAGKCAQRTEHGDAMLANVGTRDVVKDMDVLRSALGDEKLSYLGYSYGTRIGSTYAEAFPKNVRAMVLDGALDPDQDSVESLVAQGQGFGKAFGQYASWCAARQDCALGANPAGATKAFQDLVRPLVHLPVTLTDGRKLTFGDATLAAIQALYSQQLWEPLNSGLNELKLGKGATLMALADQYNERDRSGRYATTQDAFTAIRCVDDPRVTDKNKILDAGRRYDEAAPFLDDGGPQGAALDSCAFWPVPNTSKPHEPTVGGLPPVLVVSTTNDPATPYDAGVNLAKAMKGSLLTYEGTQHTVFLQGIGCVDSAGTKYLVDGTVPPEGTRCTG